A window of Candidatus Eisenbacteria bacterium genomic DNA:
CGGGGGCGGAGGCTGCGGGCAAGGGTTGGGATCGCAGGGTGCGTCATCTCCCTGGTAGGTTCCGCCCTGCGTGGCGCAATCGTCGGCCGTGGTCGTGATGCAGGATCCATCTGCGAGGCAGCAGGCTCCCTGCGCGGGGGGCGGGGGCGGAGGCTGCGGGCAAGGGTTGGGATCGCAGGGCGCGTCATCTCCCTGGTAGGTTCCGCCCTGCTTGGCGCAATCGTCTGCCGTGGTCGTGACGCAGGATCCATCAGCGAGGCAGCAGGCTCCCTCCGCGGGGGGCGGGGGAGGAGGCGCGGAGCAGGGGTCAGGCTCACATGCCGTCTCGTCCCCCTGGTACGTGCCGCCGGCATCCTTACACTCCTGCTCGGTGAGTAGAATGCAGGAGCCATCCGGAAGGCAACAGGCGCCGGTCTGCAGGGCCTCCAGGATCCGGAGCTCGCTCCCCGTCAGGGACCGCGATGTCGGCTCATCATCAGTGCATCCCGCGATGACGAAGAGAACTGCGAACGCAAGACACCCCAGGCGAATTCTCATCATGGCTTCTCCTTCAGGCAGCTATTGCTTCGTGTGGCGGGCGAGTCGGCATCTTCTCAGGCCCTCGGGGTGGCGTGGGCCGCCTCCAATCGGGCTCGGGCCGTCGGATAGGGAGTGCGCTCCATCCTGACCGATAGCGCTGCGCGGGAAGACGCCTCCCCATGTCGTTATCGGGCGGCCTTACCTTTCGCTTGAGTCTTCTTCTGCTCGATCAGGTCGGCGAGATTGTCGCCAAGGATGGCAGGGTAGTTGCCCCGGACTCCGACTGGCCGGATTCCAGGGGAGCGACTACACTGCTCCTTGGCGCGCCGGCCGGCATGAAGCCGGCCCGGACGCAGGGCGGCCCGGCCAGTTTGCCTGCGGTGTGCGGCCCGGGCGGAGCCGGAGTCTGTGGGCAATCGAACGGCGCGGAGAGATGAATTCCGGATGATCGGCCACGGGACCTCAGAGATCCTCCTTGCCCTCGCGGTGACTCTGATCGCCGGCCTCGCGACCGGGATCGGAAGCGCCATCGCCTTCTTCGCCCGAACCACCAACTACCGCTTCCTGTCGGTGTCGCTGGGCTTCTCCGCCGGCGTGATGATCTATATCTCGTTCGTCGAGATTCTCAGGAAGGCCATCGACTCCCTCGTCGACGCGCATGGCGGCGCGACCGGCGAGTGGATCGCCACCGGCTCGTTCTTCGCGGGAATGATCATCATGGGATTGATCGACCGCATGGTCCCGGCGGCCGAGAATCCTCACGAGATCAGGACCGCGGGCGATCTCGACCGCATACGGGCCAGGCGTGAGATCGTAGCGTCCGGGACGGGCGAGCCGGCCCCTTCCTCCACGCGTCTTCTGAGGATGGGCGTGTTCACGGCGATGGCTATCGCGATCCACAACTTCCCCGAGGGGATGGCGACCTTCTTCGCGAGCATCAGCGACCTGCACCTCGGCATAGCGACCGGCATCGCGCTTGGACTGCACAACATCCCCGAGGGGATCAGCGTCTCGGTGCCGATCTACTTCGCGACGGGGAATCGGTCCCGCGCCTTCCTCCTCTCTTTCTTGTCCGGCCTGGCGGAGGTGCTGGGCGGGATTCTGGGCGTGATCCTCCTGGGCTTTGTCGCCTCGCCCAGTCTTCTCGGAATCGTCTTCGCCATCGTGGCCGGATTCATGGTCTACGTCTCCCTCGACGAGCTCCTTCCGACGGCGAGAGAATACGGCAAGAGCCATGAAGTCCTGGCCGGGATCCTCCTCGGGATGGCCGTCATGGCCACGAGTCTCCTCTTGCTGCGATAGGCCGGCTCGATCGCGAAGAAACGGCCGATCCCTTTCGGGACCGGCCGCTCCTCGCGTTACTGGATCGGTTGCGCTGGGCTGCTATTTCAGGAGCGTCATCTTCTTGGTGTCATTCCAGTCGCCCGCCTCGATCCGATAGAAGTAGACCCCGCTGGTCGCCTCGTTGCCGCCGGCGTCACGGCCGTCCCAGGTCGCGCTGCGCGAGCCCGGCGTGAGCGTCCCCTCCACGAGCGTCCGCACCCTGCGGCCGGTGACGTCGTAGATCGAGAGGTTCACAGCCGACGACTTCGGCAGGTCGTAGCGGATCGTCGTGACCGGATTGAACGGGTTGGGGGCGTTGACGTGCAGCGCGAAGCGCGTCGGGATGATCTCCTCGGCGCTCGACGGATTGGCGTTGACGACAACAGCCAGCGGGCTGGCGGGACCCCAGTTGCCCGCCGCGTCCTTGCCGCGCATCCAGATCGTCTCGTTCCCGGCAGCCAGGACGCGGTTGTCGATCACAGTGCTCAGGGTCGCGACCGGCGAGACCCCGGGAGCGGTCAACAGGTGCGCGCCGGCCCCGCCGGGAGGCGCCGCCGTCGGCCCGTTGGACCACTCGATCGCCACGATGTTCGAGTTGCCCATCGAGACGTCGCTCGTCGTCCCCGTCAGGGTCGTCTGGTACGGAGAGACCTTCAGGACGGGGTTCGGGCTGATGAACATCGAACCGCCCACCATCAGCGGGCCGCGCGTGTCGCCGCCGGCCCGGTTGATCGTGAAGTTCGATGCGCAGGCCTCGGCCGCCGACAGCACAGGCGCGCCGTTGTCCTCGATCACGACGCGGACGCGGTACTGGATCCCGTTCGGGACCGAGCTGATGTCCCAGGTGTAGGGGCTCGTCCCCGGCGCGGCCGTGATCAAGGTCCAGCTTTCGCCGCTGTTGTCGCTGTAGTAGAGCCTGCGAGCGGCGATCGAGTAGCCGGCCCCCGCCGACTCGGTCCAGGAGATCGAGATCGAGTTGTCCGTGAAGACCTCTCCGCCCGCCGGGGCCGTGAGGTCAACGATGGGATTGTCGCGTCCGACCAGCCAGGTCAGCGTCTTGTCGAGGATGTCGGCGCGGACCGCGTCGTCAGCCTGGGTGTTGTTGAGGTGCGCCCACTCGAAGAAGTTGCTCGAGATCTTCTCCGGAGTCCCGCCCCAGACCGCGTGCAGCGGGTCGCCTACGGGACCCGAGGTCGTGAAGCGCAGGGCGATGTCGTCCACCGACGTGTCGTTGTCTCGCCAAACGTAGGCGAAGCTGCCGCCAATCGCCAGGCCATCGATCTCGTCGCCCGCCGCGCCGCTGCGGTGCGGGGTGTAGGAGACGCCCGCCGTGTAGCCGCCGCTGATCGGGTCGCTGGCGATTCCGCGCACCTGCGAGAAGCTGGCGGGGTCGGACTGCCAGACGGAATGCAGCTCGTTCTTGAACCAGTCGCAGCGTGCCACCGTGTAGTCGGGCGAGGTGGGATCGCAGAAGTCCCACGCCACGTCGTGCGAGAAGATCGCGAACCGGCTGCCGAGATCGTTCAGCCTCGCCACCGAGTCGCGCGCGGCGTCGGTCAGCATCGGGTATTGCTCCAGACCCGTCTGCCAGACGACGGCCTTGAAGGAGGCCATCCCGCTGACCAGATCCCCCACGTACGGGGTGGCAGCCGAAGCTCCCTCCCAGATCGTGTAGGTCCAGCCGATCCGGGCGAAGGCGTTCGTGTAGCGGACCTTCTTGTCGAAAGTCGAATCGCCGATCACGAGCAGGACGTCGCGATTGCGGTCGGCCGTGAATGTGTAGTGCATCCCGCCGTTGTCGTCCCGCACGGCGTTGCCGGCGCCGTCGGCCGTCTCCACGTCGTAGTAGTAGAGAGTGCCCGGGAGCAGCCCGCTCAGGGCCACCGCATGGGAGGACACCATGATCGGGTCGACGCCCGTTTCGAGGCCCAGGGCCGGCGTCGGGCCGTAGTAGACCTTCGAATCGCCGACCGTGCTGGAAGTCCAGTTGATCGTCGCGTCCGACTCCGTGATCGCCGTGGCCCGCACGTTGGTGATCGTCGGACCCGTCAGATCCACGACCGCCGTCGCCGTCAGCGTCGTCACCGGATTGGCGTCGTT
This region includes:
- a CDS encoding T9SS type A sorting domain-containing protein, which encodes MSVTATSTTESSTETVVLPGAGGIYQGSLPLTLAMAAGGDGLLSVTEGDEIVVTYNDANPVTTLTATAVVDLTGPTITNVRATAITESDATINWTSSTVGDSKVYYGPTPALGLETGVDPIMVSSHAVALSGLLPGTLYYYDVETADGAGNAVRDDNGGMHYTFTADRNRDVLLVIGDSTFDKKVRYTNAFARIGWTYTIWEGASAATPYVGDLVSGMASFKAVVWQTGLEQYPMLTDAARDSVARLNDLGSRFAIFSHDVAWDFCDPTSPDYTVARCDWFKNELHSVWQSDPASFSQVRGIASDPISGGYTAGVSYTPHRSGAAGDEIDGLAIGGSFAYVWRDNDTSVDDIALRFTTSGPVGDPLHAVWGGTPEKISSNFFEWAHLNNTQADDAVRADILDKTLTWLVGRDNPIVDLTAPAGGEVFTDNSISISWTESAGAGYSIAARRLYYSDNSGESWTLITAAPGTSPYTWDISSVPNGIQYRVRVVIEDNGAPVLSAAEACASNFTINRAGGDTRGPLMVGGSMFISPNPVLKVSPYQTTLTGTTSDVSMGNSNIVAIEWSNGPTAAPPGGAGAHLLTAPGVSPVATLSTVIDNRVLAAGNETIWMRGKDAAGNWGPASPLAVVVNANPSSAEEIIPTRFALHVNAPNPFNPVTTIRYDLPKSSAVNLSIYDVTGRRVRTLVEGTLTPGSRSATWDGRDAGGNEATSGVYFYRIEAGDWNDTKKMTLLK
- the zupT gene encoding zinc transporter ZupT produces the protein MIGHGTSEILLALAVTLIAGLATGIGSAIAFFARTTNYRFLSVSLGFSAGVMIYISFVEILRKAIDSLVDAHGGATGEWIATGSFFAGMIIMGLIDRMVPAAENPHEIRTAGDLDRIRARREIVASGTGEPAPSSTRLLRMGVFTAMAIAIHNFPEGMATFFASISDLHLGIATGIALGLHNIPEGISVSVPIYFATGNRSRAFLLSFLSGLAEVLGGILGVILLGFVASPSLLGIVFAIVAGFMVYVSLDELLPTAREYGKSHEVLAGILLGMAVMATSLLLLR